Proteins from one Clostridium cellulovorans 743B genomic window:
- the upp gene encoding uracil phosphoribosyltransferase gives MSKVIEITHPLILHKLALIRDKNTGSKDFRELVNEVAMLMAYEVTREMPTETVKVETPICVTDCKMLAGKKVAIVPILRAGLGMVDGMLKLIPAAKVGHIGLYRDEVTLQPVEYFCKLPQDIEERDIIVTDPMLATGGSAIDAISLLKKRGAKYIRLMCLLGSPEGIKAVQVAHPDVDIYLASIDEKLNEKGYIVPGLGDAGDRLFGTK, from the coding sequence ATGAGTAAAGTAATTGAAATAACACATCCATTGATACTACATAAATTAGCACTTATAAGAGATAAGAATACTGGATCGAAAGATTTTAGAGAATTAGTTAATGAAGTTGCAATGCTTATGGCTTATGAAGTAACAAGAGAAATGCCAACAGAAACTGTAAAGGTTGAAACACCAATTTGCGTAACAGATTGCAAAATGTTAGCAGGTAAAAAAGTTGCTATAGTGCCAATTTTAAGAGCTGGCCTTGGTATGGTAGATGGTATGCTTAAACTTATACCAGCTGCAAAGGTTGGCCATATAGGCTTATATAGAGATGAAGTGACACTTCAACCAGTGGAATACTTCTGTAAGTTACCTCAGGATATTGAAGAAAGAGATATAATAGTAACAGATCCAATGCTAGCTACTGGTGGATCTGCTATTGATGCGATATCACTTCTTAAGAAAAGAGGCGCTAAATATATTAGATTGATGTGTCTTTTAGGTTCTCCAGAAGGTATAAAAGCAGTTCAAGTTGCTCATCCAGATGTAGATATTTATTTAGCATCTATTGATGAAAAGCTAAATGAAAAAGGATATATTGTTCCAGGACTTGGTGATGCTGGAGATAGATTATTTGGGACAAAATAG
- a CDS encoding low molecular weight protein arginine phosphatase: MNILFVCTGNTCRSCMAEAIFNKINDVEGLIAYSAGVSAIPDSSISKNASLSLKNNLDVELIDRKAVQVNKRLVDSSDLILTMTSRHKEFLLSYFPEVSEKTFTLKEFSESDDEVSDPYGGNLDIYHRTFMQLKDNIELVIEKLKKGIWNI; encoded by the coding sequence ATGAATATATTATTCGTGTGCACTGGAAATACTTGTAGAAGCTGCATGGCAGAAGCTATATTTAATAAGATCAATGATGTTGAAGGACTAATAGCTTATTCTGCTGGTGTATCTGCAATTCCCGACAGCAGTATATCTAAAAATGCATCTTTATCACTAAAAAATAATTTAGATGTAGAACTAATTGATAGAAAAGCTGTTCAAGTAAATAAAAGATTAGTAGATAGCAGTGATTTAATATTAACTATGACATCAAGGCACAAAGAGTTTTTACTTTCATACTTTCCGGAAGTGTCAGAAAAAACCTTTACCTTAAAAGAATTTTCTGAGAGTGATGATGAAGTTTCCGATCCTTATGGAGGGAATTTAGATATATATCATAGAACCTTTATGCAGTTAAAAGATAACATTGAATTAGTAATTGAAAAACTTAAAAAAGGTATTTGGAATATTTAG
- a CDS encoding FoF1 ATP synthase subunit A: protein MGGKEADVVYWSTDVLKVPFKIDTTFIRLNIMMWSVMLIIIAVTFYFSRNLKVIPSRRQAVAETFVNFIRGLVDQNMGSQYKQFVPFVGTLALYLGLLNLIGLIGIKPPAANINIALSFGLIAFGVINGYAIKVNGLGHYLKGFAQPVAFIFPLNIVERLTFLLSTSLRLFGNLLAGTILVELIYEALAHLSEATSTAVEFSHVLTFNLFSLVIPIFPHMYFDIFDGLIQTYIVLMLVTINTKIIAEE, encoded by the coding sequence ATGGGAGGAAAAGAAGCAGATGTAGTATACTGGTCTACCGATGTATTAAAGGTTCCATTTAAAATAGACACAACCTTTATCAGACTTAATATAATGATGTGGTCAGTGATGTTAATAATAATCGCAGTAACTTTTTATTTTTCAAGAAATTTAAAAGTTATTCCATCCAGAAGGCAAGCAGTTGCAGAAACTTTTGTAAACTTTATACGAGGATTAGTAGATCAAAATATGGGAAGTCAGTATAAGCAGTTTGTGCCTTTTGTTGGAACCTTAGCATTATATTTAGGATTACTTAATCTCATAGGACTAATAGGGATTAAACCACCAGCAGCGAATATAAATATAGCGTTGTCTTTTGGATTAATTGCATTTGGTGTAATCAATGGTTATGCTATTAAAGTCAATGGACTGGGTCATTATCTAAAAGGTTTTGCTCAACCAGTAGCTTTTATTTTTCCACTGAATATTGTAGAAAGATTAACATTCTTATTATCTACAAGTCTCAGACTTTTTGGAAATTTACTTGCAGGTACTATTTTAGTTGAACTTATTTATGAAGCCTTAGCGCATTTATCAGAAGCAACATCTACAGCTGTTGAATTTTCACATGTGTTAACGTTTAATCTTTTTTCATTGGTAATACCAATTTTCCCACACATGTATTTTGATATATTCGATGGATTAATCCAGACGTATATCGTTTTAATGCTAGTAACTATAAACACAAAAATTATAGCAGAAGAATAA
- the wecB gene encoding non-hydrolyzing UDP-N-acetylglucosamine 2-epimerase, protein MEKIKIITIFGTRPEAVKMAPLIKELEKHEEIESKVCVTAQHREMLDQVLELFEIKTDYDLNIMQTKQTLTSITTKVLENLEEIFEQENPDMILVHGDTTTTFASALAAFYKQIKVGHVEAGLRTFDKYFPFPEEMNRKLTCAVADLNFSPTEVAKNNLLREGVKEEDIFVTGNTVIDAMAHTVEDNYEFKTEQLNYINYKKRKVIMVTAHRRENWGDGIENICKALKTIVRENKDVELVYLVHLNPVVKDVVYKHLDGEERIHLLYPLDTKETHNLMNNAYMIMTDSGGLQEEAPHLGKPVLVLRDVTERPEAVKAGTVKLVGTDTEYIVNEANKLIRDPKAYELMSKAANPYGDGKASKRIAEDILYYFGKRDVPAMDLKSSK, encoded by the coding sequence ATGGAAAAAATCAAGATAATAACTATATTTGGAACTAGACCAGAAGCAGTAAAAATGGCCCCATTAATAAAAGAACTTGAGAAGCATGAAGAAATTGAATCAAAGGTATGTGTAACTGCGCAACATAGAGAAATGCTTGACCAAGTATTAGAACTTTTTGAGATAAAGACAGATTATGATTTAAATATAATGCAAACAAAACAGACGCTTACAAGTATAACTACAAAGGTTCTAGAAAATTTAGAGGAGATATTTGAACAAGAAAATCCAGATATGATTCTTGTGCATGGAGACACTACAACTACTTTTGCTAGCGCTTTAGCTGCGTTTTATAAGCAAATTAAAGTTGGACATGTTGAGGCGGGATTAAGGACCTTTGATAAATATTTCCCATTCCCAGAAGAGATGAATAGAAAATTAACTTGCGCTGTAGCTGATTTAAATTTTTCTCCAACGGAAGTAGCTAAAAATAACCTTCTTAGAGAAGGTGTTAAAGAAGAGGATATTTTTGTTACTGGAAACACAGTAATAGATGCTATGGCTCATACTGTAGAAGATAATTATGAATTTAAAACAGAACAATTAAATTATATAAATTATAAAAAAAGAAAAGTTATAATGGTTACAGCTCATAGAAGAGAAAACTGGGGAGATGGGATAGAAAATATCTGTAAGGCTCTTAAAACAATTGTTAGAGAAAATAAAGATGTTGAACTTGTGTATCTTGTACATTTAAATCCAGTTGTTAAGGATGTTGTATATAAGCACCTAGATGGAGAAGAAAGAATTCATCTATTATATCCTTTAGATACAAAAGAGACTCATAACCTTATGAATAATGCATATATGATTATGACAGACTCAGGTGGACTTCAAGAAGAAGCGCCACACCTTGGAAAACCTGTACTTGTGCTTAGAGATGTAACGGAAAGACCAGAAGCTGTTAAAGCTGGTACTGTAAAGCTTGTTGGTACAGATACTGAATATATAGTAAATGAGGCAAATAAGCTTATACGTGATCCAAAAGCTTATGAACTTATGAGTAAGGCAGCAAATCCATATGGTGATGGAAAAGCCTCAAAGAGAATTGCTGAAGATATTTTATATTATTTTGGTAAAAGAGATGTTCCAGCTATGGATTTAAAGAGTTCTAAATAA
- a CDS encoding acetyl-CoA C-acetyltransferase, producing MRDVVIVSAVRTAVGTFGGSLKSVPAAELGAIVIKEAVSRAGISGDQVDEVVLGNVISAGLGQNVARIATVKSGLPEEVPAMTINKVCGSGLRSVSLACQMIQSGDADVVVAGGMENMSLAPYILPTTRWGQRMGDGKIVDAMINDALTDAFYGYHMGITAENIAEKWNLTREMQDEFAASSQQKAEVAVKAGRFKDEIVPVTIPQRKGDPIVFDTDEFPRFGTTAASLGKLKPAFKKDGTVTAGNASGINDGAAALVVMSAEKAAQLGVKPLVKIVSWGSKGLDPQIMGYGPVASTRVALERANLSVADLDLIEANEAFAAQSLAVAKDLEFDMSKVNVNGGAIALGHPVGASGARILVSLIHELQKREDAKLGLATLCIGGGQGTAVIVEKC from the coding sequence ATGAGAGATGTAGTAATCGTAAGTGCAGTTAGAACTGCAGTAGGTACTTTTGGAGGTTCATTAAAATCTGTTCCAGCAGCAGAGTTAGGAGCTATCGTTATTAAAGAAGCAGTGAGCAGAGCAGGTATAAGCGGAGACCAAGTTGACGAAGTTGTATTGGGTAACGTTATATCAGCAGGACTTGGACAAAATGTAGCAAGAATAGCTACAGTTAAATCAGGTCTTCCAGAAGAAGTTCCTGCAATGACAATTAATAAAGTTTGTGGTTCAGGTTTAAGATCTGTATCATTAGCTTGCCAAATGATTCAATCTGGTGATGCTGATGTTGTAGTTGCTGGAGGTATGGAAAACATGTCTTTAGCACCATATATATTACCAACAACTAGATGGGGACAAAGAATGGGTGATGGAAAAATCGTTGATGCTATGATAAATGATGCGTTAACAGATGCTTTCTATGGATACCACATGGGTATTACTGCTGAAAACATAGCAGAAAAATGGAACTTAACTAGAGAAATGCAAGATGAATTTGCTGCAAGTTCACAACAAAAGGCTGAAGTTGCTGTTAAAGCAGGTAGATTCAAGGATGAAATAGTACCAGTTACTATTCCACAAAGAAAAGGTGACCCAATAGTATTTGATACAGATGAATTCCCAAGATTTGGAACAACAGCTGCATCATTAGGTAAATTAAAGCCAGCATTCAAGAAAGACGGAACAGTTACAGCTGGTAATGCATCAGGTATCAATGATGGTGCTGCTGCACTAGTAGTTATGAGTGCTGAAAAAGCAGCTCAATTAGGTGTTAAACCTTTAGTTAAAATTGTTTCATGGGGATCAAAAGGATTAGATCCACAAATCATGGGATACGGACCAGTTGCTTCAACAAGAGTTGCTCTTGAAAGAGCAAACCTTTCAGTTGCTGATTTAGATCTTATCGAAGCAAATGAAGCTTTTGCTGCTCAAAGTTTAGCAGTTGCTAAAGATTTAGAATTCGATATGAGCAAAGTTAATGTAAATGGTGGAGCTATTGCTCTTGGACATCCAGTTGGTGCTTCAGGTGCTAGAATATTAGTTTCATTAATTCACGAATTACAAAAAAGAGAAGATGCTAAATTAGGTCTTGCTACATTATGTATAGGTGGCGGACAAGGAACAGCTGTAATAGTTGAAAAATGCTAA
- a CDS encoding MraY family glycosyltransferase: MISIKLFLLGFIICLLLVPLVKKIAFVIGAVDIASGGRRIHSKDTPLLGGLSIYIAFAVVSLFFTGEFDKLKFIIVISALPIVVGGILDDIYEIRPLYKIMFQLAGAVMLIVMGVKIQLLTNPFGTGDQFFSLQYLSIPITILWIIGVTNAFNLIDGLDGLCGGVAFISSLSIFFMSILNGRPMVAALTIILCGSILGFLMFNFHPATIFLGDTGSQLLGFLLAAISMVGTVKSATAFAVAVPILALGIPIYDTLFAMIRRKVNGKPILQADKGHFHHRLLDLGLSQVQAVVIIYIISGILGIVSIIALEVSSTNSYIILATVMAAIVLIGWKVGFFKSKE; encoded by the coding sequence ATGATAAGCATAAAACTATTTTTATTAGGGTTCATAATATGCCTTCTTTTAGTGCCGTTAGTGAAAAAGATAGCTTTTGTCATTGGAGCGGTTGATATAGCTTCTGGTGGAAGGCGAATACATTCAAAAGATACTCCGCTTCTTGGTGGACTAAGTATATACATAGCTTTTGCTGTTGTTAGTCTGTTTTTTACTGGTGAATTTGATAAACTAAAATTTATCATTGTAATTAGTGCACTTCCTATAGTTGTAGGTGGTATATTGGATGATATATATGAAATAAGACCATTATACAAAATAATGTTTCAGTTAGCTGGAGCTGTTATGTTAATTGTCATGGGAGTAAAGATACAACTATTGACCAATCCCTTTGGAACTGGAGACCAGTTTTTTTCACTACAGTATTTAAGTATTCCAATAACAATATTGTGGATTATTGGTGTTACAAATGCATTTAATTTAATCGACGGCTTAGATGGTTTGTGTGGTGGTGTAGCTTTTATATCTTCTTTATCGATTTTTTTCATGTCAATTTTAAATGGAAGACCTATGGTAGCTGCATTAACAATAATTTTATGTGGAAGTATTTTAGGATTTCTAATGTTTAACTTTCATCCAGCAACGATTTTTTTAGGTGACACAGGATCACAGTTATTAGGATTTCTTTTAGCAGCAATTTCAATGGTAGGAACAGTGAAATCTGCAACAGCTTTCGCGGTAGCAGTACCAATTTTAGCTTTAGGAATTCCTATATATGATACACTTTTCGCTATGATTAGAAGAAAGGTTAATGGTAAACCGATTTTACAAGCTGACAAAGGGCATTTTCATCATAGACTTCTTGATTTAGGTTTATCACAGGTTCAAGCTGTTGTTATTATTTATATAATAAGTGGCATATTGGGAATTGTATCTATAATAGCTTTAGAAGTTAGTTCTACAAATTCCTATATAATATTAGCTACGGTTATGGCAGCAATAGTATTAATCGGTTGGAAAGTAGGTTTCTTTAAATCTAAAGAGTAG
- the prmC gene encoding peptide chain release factor N(5)-glutamine methyltransferase, which produces MNIKELLNIGTKTLIDNNVEYGREDALDLLSNILKKDRLYLIINGLDEVDKESEDIFFNFIEERGRKRPLQYILGNATFMELSFKVKEGVLIPRADTEILVEEVLNYIDKNNYKDICDVCTGTGAIGIAIGYHRPTTTIDICDISEIAEEIAKENIFKLKVEKNVEFYRSDLLSFAEGLHKKYDVIVSNPPYIRTSVIEALMEDVKNYEPHLALDGGEDGLIFYRKITKDSCKFLNKGGLLAFEIGYDQGEEVSELLKEYGFIDVIVKKDLGNNDRVVLGRYL; this is translated from the coding sequence ATGAATATTAAGGAACTATTAAACATAGGAACTAAGACTTTAATTGATAATAATGTAGAATATGGTAGAGAAGATGCGTTAGATCTTCTCTCTAATATTTTAAAAAAAGATCGACTATATTTAATTATCAATGGGTTGGATGAAGTAGATAAAGAGTCGGAAGATATATTTTTCAATTTCATCGAAGAAAGAGGAAGAAAAAGGCCTCTTCAATATATATTAGGAAATGCGACATTTATGGAATTATCCTTTAAGGTTAAAGAAGGCGTTTTGATTCCTAGAGCTGACACTGAGATATTGGTTGAGGAAGTGTTAAACTATATTGATAAAAATAACTATAAAGATATATGTGATGTATGTACTGGCACTGGAGCTATAGGTATAGCAATTGGATATCATAGACCAACTACAACGATAGATATTTGCGATATTTCTGAGATTGCTGAGGAAATAGCTAAAGAAAATATATTTAAATTAAAAGTTGAAAAAAATGTTGAGTTTTACCGAAGTGATCTTTTAAGCTTTGCAGAGGGATTACATAAGAAGTACGATGTTATAGTATCAAACCCACCGTATATAAGAACCAGTGTAATAGAAGCACTTATGGAGGATGTAAAGAATTATGAACCACATTTAGCTTTAGACGGTGGAGAAGATGGATTAATTTTTTATAGAAAAATCACTAAGGATAGCTGTAAATTTTTAAATAAGGGAGGACTTTTGGCTTTTGAAATTGGTTATGATCAAGGCGAAGAAGTGTCTGAATTGTTAAAAGAATATGGATTTATAGATGTTATAGTAAAGAAAGATCTTGGAAATAACGACAGGGTTGTATTAGGAAGATACCTATAA
- a CDS encoding ZIP family metal transporter yields the protein MNVVYIIFIASIMAILGTVLGAFLGIIIKKPSEKFLGNVVGFASGLMLSVVAFDLIPEAVKWSLFGTLIFSLIGVLTLMVLESVIRRNDSKYNDHKKVAAMIALGLMFHNLPEGIIMGCGFFASGAIGFKMSLIIMIHDIPEGISFSAPLMVAREKRSRIILYAFLTAVPTVIGTFIGAYIGNVSPNLIGLSIAIAAGIMLYVITGEMLPESTKLWNGRTRTISTLIGFILGVFISNIF from the coding sequence ATGAATGTAGTATATATCATTTTTATTGCCAGTATTATGGCTATATTAGGAACTGTGTTAGGCGCATTTCTTGGAATTATTATTAAGAAACCGTCAGAAAAATTTCTTGGTAATGTTGTTGGATTTGCCTCGGGATTAATGTTATCTGTAGTTGCCTTTGATCTTATACCAGAGGCGGTAAAGTGGAGTTTATTTGGAACATTAATTTTTTCTTTGATAGGAGTGCTAACTTTAATGGTACTTGAGAGTGTAATAAGAAGAAATGATAGCAAGTATAATGACCATAAAAAGGTAGCAGCTATGATAGCTTTAGGACTTATGTTTCATAATCTTCCTGAGGGAATAATAATGGGATGTGGTTTTTTTGCAAGTGGAGCAATTGGGTTTAAAATGTCATTGATAATTATGATACATGATATTCCGGAGGGCATATCTTTCTCAGCACCATTGATGGTTGCAAGAGAAAAAAGGAGTAGGATAATTCTTTATGCATTTTTAACAGCGGTGCCTACGGTTATAGGAACATTTATAGGAGCCTATATTGGAAATGTATCACCTAATCTCATAGGTTTATCAATTGCTATTGCAGCAGGAATAATGCTATATGTAATAACTGGTGAGATGTTGCCTGAATCCACAAAGCTATGGAATGGAAGGACAAGAACTATATCTACTCTTATTGGATTTATTTTAGGCGTTTTTATATCAAATATTTTTTAA
- the rpiB gene encoding ribose 5-phosphate isomerase B — protein sequence MKIALGSDHAGFQLKNAIQKHLIEKGIEVKDFGTESEASCDYSDFALKVAEEVKDKNFDFGILVCGTGIGISIAANKVPGIRAALCHDTFSAHSTRQHNNANILAMGARVVGEGLALDIVDIFLNTEFEGERHQRRIDKISLIEQKYNK from the coding sequence ATGAAAATAGCATTAGGATCAGACCATGCTGGATTTCAACTAAAAAATGCAATACAAAAACATCTTATAGAAAAAGGAATAGAAGTTAAGGACTTTGGAACAGAGTCAGAAGCTTCTTGTGATTATTCAGATTTTGCTTTAAAGGTTGCAGAAGAAGTTAAAGATAAGAATTTTGATTTTGGAATTCTTGTTTGTGGAACAGGAATAGGAATAAGTATTGCAGCAAATAAAGTTCCAGGAATAAGAGCTGCTTTATGCCATGATACTTTTAGTGCTCATTCTACAAGACAACATAATAATGCTAATATATTGGCTATGGGTGCAAGAGTAGTAGGTGAAGGTTTAGCTTTAGATATAGTAGATATATTTTTAAACACAGAATTTGAAGGTGAAAGACATCAAAGAAGAATCGATAAAATAAGTTTAATAGAACAAAAATATAACAAATAG
- a CDS encoding L-threonylcarbamoyladenylate synthase, which translates to MDTKVLIFKENNIEKDKLREVAEVIRNGGLVAFPTETVYGLGANAFDENAVEKIFIAKGRPQDNPLIVHISQLDDIFPLVKEIPSSAKMLMDNFWPGPITFILNKETCIPYKTSAGLETIGIRMPSDPLARALIKEVGVPIAAPSANLSGKPSPTDINRCIEDLEGKVDCIIGGSNSEVGLESTIVDCTVEPPCVLRPGAITIEMIRKIQPEAYIDPALLNKADQNFKPKAPGMKYKHYAPKASVIIIKGEINKTVEKINEIVQNYIDDGIKVGIMATDETKTYYKKGEVISLGSRSDLTSIGRNLFGVLRTFDDLGVEYIISEAFEEKEYGLAIMNRLNKAAGYNIISL; encoded by the coding sequence ATGGATACAAAAGTTTTAATTTTTAAGGAAAATAATATCGAAAAGGATAAACTTAGAGAAGTTGCAGAGGTTATTAGAAATGGTGGACTTGTAGCATTTCCTACAGAAACTGTATATGGTCTCGGAGCTAACGCATTTGATGAAAATGCTGTGGAAAAAATATTCATTGCAAAGGGAAGACCTCAAGATAACCCATTAATAGTACATATTAGTCAATTAGATGATATTTTCCCCTTAGTAAAAGAGATACCATCATCAGCAAAGATGCTTATGGATAACTTTTGGCCAGGTCCTATTACGTTTATATTAAATAAAGAAACATGTATACCATACAAGACAAGTGCAGGACTTGAAACAATTGGAATAAGAATGCCTTCAGATCCTTTAGCAAGAGCTTTAATTAAAGAAGTGGGCGTGCCTATTGCTGCACCTTCAGCTAATTTATCTGGAAAGCCAAGTCCAACAGATATAAATAGATGTATCGAGGATTTGGAGGGAAAGGTAGATTGTATAATAGGCGGAAGCAATTCAGAGGTTGGTTTAGAATCAACCATAGTTGATTGTACTGTAGAGCCGCCATGTGTATTAAGGCCAGGAGCTATTACCATTGAAATGATTAGGAAAATCCAGCCAGAGGCGTATATTGATCCAGCATTATTAAATAAAGCAGATCAGAATTTCAAACCAAAGGCACCAGGAATGAAATATAAACATTATGCACCAAAGGCTTCTGTGATAATTATTAAAGGTGAAATTAATAAAACAGTTGAAAAAATAAACGAAATAGTGCAAAATTATATAGATGATGGTATTAAAGTTGGAATAATGGCGACTGATGAAACCAAAACTTATTATAAAAAAGGTGAGGTTATTTCTTTAGGAAGTAGAAGTGACTTAACTTCTATAGGGAGGAATCTCTTTGGAGTACTTAGAACCTTTGATGATCTAGGAGTAGAATACATAATTTCTGAAGCTTTTGAGGAAAAGGAATATGGATTAGCCATTATGAATCGATTAAACAAAGCTGCTGGATATAACATAATTTCGTTATAA
- the atpE gene encoding ATP synthase F0 subunit C — protein sequence MNESFVNGMKVLAAGLAALGVVGAGIGCGNVAAKAVEGVSRQPEASSDITRTMILGIVFSEATAIYALIIAILLIFVA from the coding sequence ATGAATGAAAGTTTTGTAAATGGAATGAAGGTACTTGCTGCTGGGTTAGCGGCTTTAGGAGTTGTTGGAGCAGGAATTGGTTGTGGTAACGTTGCTGCAAAAGCTGTTGAAGGAGTTTCAAGACAACCAGAAGCAAGTAGTGATATTACTAGAACAATGATTCTTGGTATAGTTTTCTCAGAAGCTACTGCAATATATGCTTTAATCATAGCTATTTTACTTATATTTGTTGCCTAA
- the prfA gene encoding peptide chain release factor 1: MLERLNFIENKYDELSIKISDPSIMSNQKEWQKLCKEHSDLGIVVNKYKEYKKTIEDIEDNKEMIQDGSLDPELKELASEEIKELEILKNKYEEELRILLLPKDPNDDKNVYVEIRAGAGGEEAALFANNLTRMYARYAETHGCRVETISINPTDLGGIKEIVMMIKGTGAYSKLKYESGVHRVQRVPDTESSGRIHTSTATVAIMPEVDDVEIEISANDLRIDVFRASGHGGQCVNTTDSAVRITHLPTGIVVSCQDEKSQLKNKEKALNVLKARLFEKAESERSASIAEDRKSQVGTGDRSERIRTYNYPQGRVTDHRIGLTLYKLDSFLDGAIDEVINALITEDQAKKMEAMGKQ, encoded by the coding sequence ATGTTAGAGAGATTAAACTTCATCGAAAATAAATATGATGAGTTATCCATTAAGATAAGTGATCCATCAATTATGTCAAACCAAAAAGAATGGCAAAAACTATGTAAAGAACATTCTGACTTAGGTATAGTTGTTAATAAATATAAAGAATATAAAAAAACAATTGAAGACATTGAGGATAACAAGGAAATGATTCAAGATGGGTCATTAGATCCAGAACTTAAAGAATTAGCAAGTGAAGAAATAAAAGAGTTAGAAATATTAAAGAATAAATATGAAGAAGAATTAAGAATTTTATTACTGCCAAAGGATCCTAATGATGATAAGAACGTTTATGTAGAAATTAGAGCAGGTGCTGGTGGAGAAGAAGCTGCATTGTTTGCGAATAATCTAACAAGAATGTATGCAAGATATGCAGAAACTCATGGATGTAGAGTTGAAACGATATCTATAAACCCAACAGACCTTGGTGGTATTAAAGAAATAGTAATGATGATTAAGGGCACTGGAGCTTATAGCAAGCTTAAGTATGAAAGTGGAGTCCACAGAGTACAAAGAGTTCCAGACACAGAATCATCAGGAAGAATTCATACATCAACAGCTACTGTAGCTATAATGCCAGAAGTGGATGATGTAGAAATAGAAATAAGTGCAAATGATTTAAGAATAGATGTATTCAGAGCTTCCGGACACGGAGGACAATGCGTTAACACCACTGACTCAGCTGTAAGAATTACACATTTACCTACTGGTATAGTTGTATCTTGTCAAGATGAAAAAAGTCAGCTTAAAAACAAGGAAAAGGCATTAAATGTTCTTAAAGCTAGATTATTTGAAAAAGCAGAATCAGAAAGAAGCGCATCCATCGCTGAAGATAGAAAGAGCCAAGTTGGTACTGGTGATAGAAGTGAAAGAATAAGAACCTATAACTATCCGCAAGGAAGAGTTACAGATCATAGAATAGGGTTAACATTATATAAACTAGATTCATTTTTAGATGGAGCAATTGATGAAGTTATTAATGCTTTAATAACTGAAGACCAAGCTAAAAAGATGGAAGCTATGGGAAAACAATAA